One genomic window of Vicinamibacterales bacterium includes the following:
- a CDS encoding VOC family protein, translating into MPPQSFGLHAIGQISIVVRDVARAIAFYRDTLGMTFLFEFPGMAFFDCGGVRLYLAKAERPELDHTSIIYYRVPDILAAAAALTERGVTFTQDPARVHQDERHELWLAAFKDSEGNVLELMSEVAR; encoded by the coding sequence ATGCCCCCACAATCCTTCGGCCTCCACGCCATCGGCCAGATCTCAATCGTGGTGAGGGACGTCGCGCGCGCGATTGCCTTCTATCGCGACACACTTGGCATGACGTTCCTGTTCGAATTCCCAGGGATGGCGTTCTTCGACTGCGGCGGCGTCCGGCTGTATCTCGCGAAAGCCGAGAGACCCGAGTTGGACCACACATCGATCATCTACTACCGCGTGCCCGATATTCTGGCCGCAGCGGCTGCGCTCACGGAGCGAGGCGTGACCTTCACCCAGGACCCGGCCAGGGTCCACCAGGACGAGCGTCACGAGTTGTGGCTGGCGGCGTTCAAGGACAGTGAGGGCAATGTCCTCGAGCTCATGAGCGAGGTTGCGCGGTAG